From the genome of Spinacia oleracea cultivar Varoflay chromosome 2, BTI_SOV_V1, whole genome shotgun sequence, one region includes:
- the LOC110797729 gene encoding casein kinase 1-like protein 2: MEPRVGNKYRLGRKIGSGSFGEIYLGTNIQTNEEVAIKLENVKTKHPQLLYESKLYRILQGGTGVMNVRWFGVEGDYNVLVMDLLGPSLEDLFNFCSRKFSLKTVLMLADQMINRIEFVHSKSFLHRDIKPDNFLMGLGRRANQVYVIDFGLAKKYRDTSTHQHIPYRDNKNLTGTARYASMNTHLGIEQSRRDDLESLGYVLMYFLRGSLPWQGLKAGTKKQKYEKISEKKVSTSIEALCRGYPTEFASYFHYCRSLRFDDKPDYAYLKRIFRDLFIREGFQFDYVFDWTILKYQQSQLATPPARIAGAGTGAGPSAGVPAPPIASAERNLGEEEGRAGGLSTGDSSRRRIMSGPLMNSGSLLKQKSPLATDPTVSSKDPMLSSSNLTGRSSGLLKRGAIPSSREAVTGGNDSDPSRSRTAEASPGTVQRFSSGQRSSPVEPSDAKQQQSSGRITSIKNYESTLKGIESLHFDDERVH; this comes from the exons ATGGAGCCTCGTGTTGGTAACAAGTATCGTCTTGGTCGTAAGATCGGGAGCGGTTCTTTTGGAGAGATCTATCTTG gtacTAATATTCAGACTAATGAAGAAGTGGCAATTAAGCTT GAAAATGTTAAGACAAAACATCCTCAATTGCTCTATGAGTCAAAGCTATACAGGATTCTGCAGGGGGGAA CTGGAGTTATGAATGTGAGATGGTTTGGTGTAGAGGGGGATTACAATGTTCTTGTTATGGATTTACTTGGGCCTAGTCTTGAAGATCTATTTAACTTCTGCAGCAGGAAATTTTCATTGAAGACCGTTCTCATGCTTGCAGATCAAATG ATTAATCGGATTGAGTTTGTTCACTCAAAATCCTTCTTGCATCGTGATATAAAGCCAGACAACTTCCTCATGGGCTTGGGCAGGCGAGCAAATCAG GTCTACGTTATTGACTTCGGCTTAGCAAAGAAGTACAGAGATACAAGTACTCATCAGCATATTCCTTACAG AGACAACAAAAACTTGACGGGAACTGCAAGATATGCGAGCATGAACACTCATCTAGGAATAG AACAAAGCAGGAGGGATGATTTAGAGTCTCTTGGATATGTGCTGATGTACTTCCTAAGAGGCAG TCTTCCTTGGCAGGGACTAAAGGCTGGGACTAAGAAACAAAAGTATGAGAAAATTAGTGAGAAAAAGGTCTCCACATCGATTGAG GCCCTATGTCGTGGTTATCCGACCGAGTTCGCGTCATACTTCCATTACTGCCGCTCATTACGATTTGATGATAAACCAGACTATGCGTACCTGAAAAGAATATTTCGAGACCTTTTCATTCGTGAAG GTTTTCAATTTGATTACGTGTTTGACTGGACTATTCTAAAATATCAGCAATCACAGTTAGCAACTCCTCCTGCTCGTATTGCG GGTGCTGGTACTGGTGCTGGACCTAGTGCAGGAGTACCTGCTCCTCCAATTGCTAGTGCTGAAAGAAATTTAG GTGAAGAAGAAGGCCGGGCAGGTGGTTTATCAACTGGAGATAGTTCTCGACGGAGAATAATGTCGGGACCACTTATGAATTCTGGAAGTCTATTGAAGCAAAAGAGTCCACTTGCAACTGATCCAACAGTTAGTAGCAAAGATCCTATG TTGTCAAGCTCAAATCTGACGGGGCGGTCCAGTGGTTTgttaaagcgaggtgctattccCAGTAGCCGCGAAGCAGTTACAGGTGGGAATGACTCTGATCCTTCCCGTTCTCGTACAGCAGAGGCAAGCCCAGGAACAGTGCAGAGGTTTTCAAGTGGCCAAAGAAGTTCACCAGTTGAACCCTCAGATGCAAAGCAGCAGCAATCCTCTGGTAGGATTACCAGCATTAAAAACTATGAGTCCACACTCAAAGGCATAGAGAGTCTGCATTTTGATGATGAAAGAGTTCATTAA